A stretch of the Tautonia marina genome encodes the following:
- a CDS encoding HAD family hydrolase produces the protein MTAPRPTVLLALVFGIGLAAPAQADDPLPSWNDSPAREAIIAFVEAVTTEGSPDFVPPGDRIAVFDNDGALWCERPVYVQAAFIADRVAAMVEDDPTLAERPGFKAVLDRDLKALADLGEAGIADLVAATHGGMTPEAFEAMARDWLATARHPRFDRPYTELTYQPMVELVDFLRGHGFSTFIVTGGGVEFVRTFAEPAYGIPTQQVVGSTIALRFEMQGDEPTIVREPRISFIDDGPGKPVGIQSHIGRRPILAVGNSDGDYEMLRWTTAGAGPRLGLIVHHTDADREYAYDRESPVGRLDRALDEAPDRGWVVIDMKRDWESIFPGSSR, from the coding sequence ATGACCGCCCCTCGCCCGACCGTGTTGCTTGCGCTCGTCTTCGGTATCGGACTGGCGGCCCCGGCGCAGGCCGACGACCCGTTGCCTTCCTGGAACGATAGCCCGGCCCGAGAGGCAATCATCGCCTTTGTCGAGGCGGTGACGACCGAAGGGTCGCCCGACTTCGTCCCGCCCGGGGATCGGATCGCGGTCTTCGACAACGACGGTGCCCTCTGGTGCGAGCGCCCGGTCTACGTGCAGGCCGCCTTCATCGCCGACCGGGTCGCCGCGATGGTCGAGGATGACCCCACGCTGGCCGAGCGGCCCGGATTCAAGGCCGTCCTCGACCGCGACCTCAAGGCCCTCGCCGACCTCGGTGAGGCCGGGATCGCCGACCTTGTCGCCGCGACCCACGGTGGGATGACCCCCGAGGCGTTTGAGGCGATGGCCCGCGACTGGCTCGCCACCGCTCGGCACCCCCGCTTCGACCGACCGTACACCGAGCTGACCTACCAGCCGATGGTCGAGCTGGTCGACTTCCTGAGAGGTCACGGCTTCTCGACCTTCATCGTCACCGGAGGAGGTGTCGAGTTCGTCCGCACCTTCGCCGAGCCTGCCTACGGGATTCCGACCCAGCAGGTCGTCGGCAGCACCATCGCCCTGCGCTTCGAGATGCAGGGGGATGAGCCGACGATCGTCCGGGAGCCCCGGATCAGCTTCATCGACGACGGGCCGGGCAAGCCCGTCGGCATCCAGTCTCACATCGGCCGCAGGCCGATCCTGGCCGTCGGCAACTCCGACGGCGATTACGAGATGCTGCGCTGGACGACCGCTGGGGCCGGCCCCCGCCTCGGCCTGATCGTCCACCACACCGACGCCGACCGCGAGTATGCCTATGATCGCGAGTCCCCCGTCGGCCGCCTCGACCGGGCCCTCGACGAGGCGCCGGATCGCGGTTGGGTCGTCATCGACATGAAGCGCGACTGGGAGTCGATCTTTCCTGGCAGCTCGCGATGA